The segment GTTGGCCGCCGTCGCCTCTTGGCTGGGCGACATGATCGTTTTTCAACTCTTCAAACGCCGCTTGGGCCATCTCCTGGACCGCTGGGTCTGGGGCCGCAGAGTCCATCAGGGCATCCACCGGGCCATCGCCAAGGCTGGCCGTTCCTCCACCTACGGCGCGATTATCGGCGCTCGGTTCATCCCGGGTGGCCGGCTTGCGGCGTCGGCCGCTTCGGGAATTGCCGAGGTTTCCTCCCGCGGTTTCAGTCTGTGCGCGGGCTTGGGCGGCCTGTTGTGGGCTACGTGGCAGGTCGGGCTGGGTTACTTTGCCGGCTCGACGACGAAGCTTCCGTTCTGGGCGAGCTCACTGATCGGCGTCGGCGTGGGGTTGCTGATCGGCGTCGTGGTGGGTCTGATCGTGACGCGCCGCCGGGGAGACCGTTCGCCGGTGGACGAGCCGGGCGAGCCGCCCCATCTTTAGGAGCCCTTTCGACAGGCAGCGCCGTCACGCTGAGCGGCTTTTTACGGTGCCGCGCGTCGTTGTTCCGCGAATTTCAGGAGGTGTGCGCCGTCGACGTCCGCGAAAAGCTGCAGGGCGTGACGCGCTCCCCCGGCGTCTGGCTCAGACGGGTGACCATTTCCCCCGCATACGGCGCAGCACGTAGAGGTTCCCTGTGAGGGCCACGCGTTCGACGGCGTCGCGCATCATGGCTGCCGACGCGCGGGCCTCGCTGTTCTCGCCCGGATAGTCGCGCGGCTCCACGAGGAAACGAAGGCTGATCTGGGGGACGCCGCCAACGATGTCCAATTGATTGGATTCGACGTGGTGTCGTGTTTCCATGGCCTCAACCGCCGCGGCCATCACCGATTCCGGTGGATTGCCCGGCTTGAGCCCGGTGATCTTCAACTTGGTTTGGAACGACGGCATCCCTCAACCCTAAACGCTCGCTCACGTAAGGCGCTCCTACCGGAAACGCTCGCTCAGCTGATGTGAGCGAGCGTCCCAAAAAGACCCTGATAAATGAGCGAGGGTTTCCAAAAGACCCGCATATGTGAGCGAGCGTCGGAGAGGGCCCAACGCTCACTCACTTATGAACCCAGGTGGGTGGTTGCGCTTTGTCTTGAGCAAGCCTATCTTGGCAGGAAGGAGTGCCAGCATGCACGAACTCTCAATCACGCAGAGCCTTGTTGATGCCGTTCTGGAACGTACCGGAGAACGGACAGTCACCGGCGTGAATCTTAGAATTGGACCGCTTTCTGGCGTACTGCCTGACGCCATGCGTTTTTGCTTCGACATTGTTTCCGCAGATACTCCGCTCGCCGGAGCACAACTGAAGATCGATGAACCACGAGGCCTGGCTCGATGCAGAAACTGCCGCACGGAATTTGAACTAAACGACCCGATCCTGCTCTGTCCATGCGGAAGCGCCGACGTCGAAGTGCTCAGCGGCCGCGAACTCATGGTGATGTCTGTGGAGGTGGCTTGAGGAATGTGTACAACATGCGGATGCGGCGACGAGACGAACACCAGGGTCTCTGCCCGCGATGGAGCAACGTTGAGACACGAACACCCGCACGAACACCCACATGACCACGACCACGAACACGAGCACCACCCCGTAACCATCACGCTCGAGCAAAACCTGCTCGCCAAAAACGACCTGCTCGCGGCGAGGAACCGCGGTTGGTTGGCCGGCCGCGGAATCCAGGCGCTGAACGTGATGAGTTCCCCCGGAGCGGGCAAGACCACCCTCCTGGTCCGGACGCTCACCGACCTCGGTGCGAAACTGCAGGCCGGCGTCATCGAGGGCGACCAGGAGACCTCCCTCGATGCAGACCGGATCCGGGCCGTTGGCCGTCCGGTCATCCAAATCAACACGGGAGCCGGTTGCCACCTCGACGCCGATATGCTCCAGCGCGGCCTCGACGCCTTGGACCCGCAGCCGGGATCCACGGTTTTCGTCGAGAACGTCGGCAACCTCGTGTGTCCTGCGCTCTTTGACCTCGGCGAAAATGCCAAGGTAGTCATCATTTCAGTGACGGAAGGTGATGATAAACCGCAGAAATACCCGCACATGTTCATGGCAGCCGATCTGGTGATCGTCAACAAATCCGATCTGCTCCCCTATGTTGATTTCGACGTCGACGATTGCTTGCGGCAGATCCGGCAGATCAACCCGCGCACCGATTTCCTGGTTCTCTCCGCCACTACAGGTGACGGCCTTGCCGCTTGGTATGACTGGCTAGACGGCTCCACATCCCGGTCAGATTCCTTGACTGAATCTCTATCAGACGCACATTGAGCCCGGTTCGGGCCACTGAAAGAGGCAACGATGCCTACCGAAACTTCCCTCAAGGCCGAAGAAGCCCTTATTCACGTGCTGTGGATCAACGCCGGACTCAGTTGCGACGGCGATTCGGTCGCCTTGACTGCGGCCACCCAACCAAGCGTCGAGGAGATCGCGCTCGGCGCCCTGCCCGGCTTGCCACGCATCGCCATGCATTGGCCCCTGATCGATTTCGAGTGCGGTCCCCAGGAGGGAGCCGATGACTTCCTCGAGTGGTTCCGGAAGGCTGACCGCGGTGAGCTGGAGCCTTTTGTCCTGGTGGTTGAGGGGTCCATCCCCAATGAAAAACTGCACGACGACGGCGGCTACTGGTGCGGATTCGGCAACGACGTCAACACCGGTCAACCGATAACTACGAGCGAGTGGTTGGACCGCCTCGCGCCAAAGGCCACCGCGATCATCGCCGCAGGAACATGCGCAACGTACGGCGGCATCCATGCGATGGCCGGCAATCCGACGGGCGCCATGGGAGTCCCCGACTACTTAGGCTACGACTGGAAGTCCAAGGCCGGCATCCCGATCGTCTGCGTGCCTGGCTGCCCCATCCAGCCGGACAACCTCTCCGAAACCATGACCTACCTGCTGTACCAGGCGACTGGGCAAGCCCCCATGATTCCGCTGGATGACGCACTGCGGCCAACGTGGTTGTTCGGCAAGACGGTCCATGAAGGCTGCGACCGTGCGGGCTATTACGAACAGGGCGATTTCGCCACCGAATACGGCTCGCCGAAGTGCATCGTCAAGCTCGGCTGCTGGGGTCCGGTGGTCAAGTGCAACGTCCCCAAGCGCGGCTGGATGAACGGGATCGGCGGTTGCCCGAATGTCGGCGGGATCTGCATCGGCTGCACCATGCCCGGCTTCCCGGACAAGTTCATGCCGTTCATGGACGAGCCTCCCGGAGGCAAGCTGTCCACCAACTCGATCAAGCCCTACGGCTCCGCGATCAGGGCACTGCGGAACATCACCACCCACACCCTGGACCAGGAGCCCAAGTGGCGCCGGCCCGGAAGCGAACTCCTTACTGGCGCGAAGCGCACTTGGTAACCACCCCCCTCTTCCAGACAGGCGAAGCACAATGACCTCCACTATTCCGATGAATTCCGGGAGCGAAACGGGCAACAACAAGCTGGTGGAGATGAACTGGGACCCCATCACCAGGATCGTCGGCAGCCTCGGCATCTACACCAAGATCGATTTCGCGAACAACCAGGTTGTGGAATGCAAGAGCACGTCCTCAATCTTCCGGGGTTACTCCATCTTCATGAAGGGCAAGGACCCGCGGGACGCCCACTTCATCACCAGCCGCATCTGCGGGATCTGCGGCGACAACCACGCCACGTGTTCCTGTTACGCACAAAACATGGCCTACGGCGTGAAACCGCCGAACCTCGGTGAATGGATCGTGAACCTGGGCGAGGCGGCCGAATACATGTTCGACCACAACATTTTCCAGGAAAACCTGGTGGGCGTGGACTACTGCGAAAAGATGGTGTCCGAAACCAACCCCGGCGTCCTGGCCAAGGCTGAGAACACCCGCGCACCGCACGAGGCCGAGCACGGCTACCGCACCATCGCAGACATCATGCGCTCGTTGAACCCGTTCACCGGCGAGTTCTACCGTGAGGCGCTCCAAGTCAGCCGTGCCACGCGTGAAATGTTCTGCCTCATGGAAGGCCGGCACGTGCACCCTTCCACGCTCTACCCGGGCGGCGTGGGAACGGTAGCCACCATCCAGCTGATGACGGACTACATCACGCGGCTCATGCGCTATGTCGAGTTCATGAAGAAGGTCGTCCCCATGCACGATGACCTGTTCGACTTCTTCTACGAAGCGCTCCCCGGTTACGAACAAGTAGGCCTGCGCCGCACGCTGCTTGGTTGCTGGGGATCCCTCCAGGATCCGGACTATTGCAATTTCGAGTACAAGGACATGACGCAGTGGGGCCGGAAGATGTTCGTCACCCCGGGAGTGGTGGTGGACGGCAAGCTCGTCACCACAGACCTGGTTCGCATCAACCTGGGCATCCGGATCATGCTCGGGTCGTCCTATTACGAGGACTGGGAAGATCAGGAAATGTTCGTCACCCGCGATCCCCTGGGCAACCCGGTGGACCGCAGGCACCCGTGGAACCAGCACACCAACCCGAGGCCGCAAAAGCGGGATCTCTCGGAGAAGTACAGCTGGGTGATGTCTCCGCGGTGGTTCGACGGTCAGGACAACCTGGCACTGGACACGGGCGGTGGACCGCTGGCACGGCTCTGGGCGACTGCGCTGGCCGGACTGGTGGATATCGGCTACATCAAGGCCACCGGAACCAGCGTGCAAATCAACCTGCCGAAGACCGCGTTGAAGGGTCCCGTGTCCTTCGAGTGGAAAGTTCCACAGTGGAGCAACACCATCGAACGCAACCGGGCCCGGACCTACTTCCAGGCCTATGCCGCCGCGGCAGCCTTGCACTTCGCGGAAAAGGCTTTGGAGGAGATCCGCGCCGGCCGCACCAAGACCTGGGAAACCTTCACGGTCCCGGACGAAGCCATCAGCTGCGGCTTCACCGAGGCGGTGCGGGGTGTCCTGTCCCACCACATGGTGATCCGCGACGGCAAGATCGCCAACTACCACCCGTATCCCCCGACCCCATGGAACGCGAGCCCCACGGATTCGTCCGGAACCGCAGGACCCTATGAGGATGCCGTGCAAGGACAACCGATCTTCGAGGAGAATGATCGGGAGCATTTCAAAGGCATCGACATCATGCGCACGGTCCGCAGCTTCGACCCCTGCCTTCCGTGCGGCGTCCACATGTACCTGGGCAACGGCCAGACCTTGGAGAAGCTGCACTCCCCCACCCAGACCCTGACTGGGGAGTAAGAGCGCCATGCACGGCGGGGACCGGGCGCAACAGGCGGGCGACAGAATCAGCATCCTCCTCGATGCCCTCGGCGCCGGTGGAGCAGTTGCCCGCGGACGCGCCGAGGACCTCGTGCGGGAGGTGACCGATCTCTACGGCGCCGGGCTCGAGCGGATCTTGGAAATCCTCGACG is part of the Arthrobacter methylotrophus genome and harbors:
- the hypB gene encoding hydrogenase nickel incorporation protein HypB, with protein sequence MRHEHPHEHPHDHDHEHEHHPVTITLEQNLLAKNDLLAARNRGWLAGRGIQALNVMSSPGAGKTTLLVRTLTDLGAKLQAGVIEGDQETSLDADRIRAVGRPVIQINTGAGCHLDADMLQRGLDALDPQPGSTVFVENVGNLVCPALFDLGENAKVVIISVTEGDDKPQKYPHMFMAADLVIVNKSDLLPYVDFDVDDCLRQIRQINPRTDFLVLSATTGDGLAAWYDWLDGSTSRSDSLTESLSDAH
- a CDS encoding nickel-dependent hydrogenase large subunit, coding for MTSTIPMNSGSETGNNKLVEMNWDPITRIVGSLGIYTKIDFANNQVVECKSTSSIFRGYSIFMKGKDPRDAHFITSRICGICGDNHATCSCYAQNMAYGVKPPNLGEWIVNLGEAAEYMFDHNIFQENLVGVDYCEKMVSETNPGVLAKAENTRAPHEAEHGYRTIADIMRSLNPFTGEFYREALQVSRATREMFCLMEGRHVHPSTLYPGGVGTVATIQLMTDYITRLMRYVEFMKKVVPMHDDLFDFFYEALPGYEQVGLRRTLLGCWGSLQDPDYCNFEYKDMTQWGRKMFVTPGVVVDGKLVTTDLVRINLGIRIMLGSSYYEDWEDQEMFVTRDPLGNPVDRRHPWNQHTNPRPQKRDLSEKYSWVMSPRWFDGQDNLALDTGGGPLARLWATALAGLVDIGYIKATGTSVQINLPKTALKGPVSFEWKVPQWSNTIERNRARTYFQAYAAAAALHFAEKALEEIRAGRTKTWETFTVPDEAISCGFTEAVRGVLSHHMVIRDGKIANYHPYPPTPWNASPTDSSGTAGPYEDAVQGQPIFEENDREHFKGIDIMRTVRSFDPCLPCGVHMYLGNGQTLEKLHSPTQTLTGE
- a CDS encoding hydrogenase expression protein HypE; protein product: MPTETSLKAEEALIHVLWINAGLSCDGDSVALTAATQPSVEEIALGALPGLPRIAMHWPLIDFECGPQEGADDFLEWFRKADRGELEPFVLVVEGSIPNEKLHDDGGYWCGFGNDVNTGQPITTSEWLDRLAPKATAIIAAGTCATYGGIHAMAGNPTGAMGVPDYLGYDWKSKAGIPIVCVPGCPIQPDNLSETMTYLLYQATGQAPMIPLDDALRPTWLFGKTVHEGCDRAGYYEQGDFATEYGSPKCIVKLGCWGPVVKCNVPKRGWMNGIGGCPNVGGICIGCTMPGFPDKFMPFMDEPPGGKLSTNSIKPYGSAIRALRNITTHTLDQEPKWRRPGSELLTGAKRTW
- a CDS encoding hydrogenase maturation nickel metallochaperone HypA, producing the protein MAGRSASMHELSITQSLVDAVLERTGERTVTGVNLRIGPLSGVLPDAMRFCFDIVSADTPLAGAQLKIDEPRGLARCRNCRTEFELNDPILLCPCGSADVEVLSGRELMVMSVEVA
- a CDS encoding DedA family protein, translated to MDITTADGWGAAIYVWIIPMVVGDAFFPPIPSEMLVITGGALAAQGQANLWLVGSLAAVASWLGDMIVFQLFKRRLGHLLDRWVWGRRVHQGIHRAIAKAGRSSTYGAIIGARFIPGGRLAASAASGIAEVSSRGFSLCAGLGGLLWATWQVGLGYFAGSTTKLPFWASSLIGVGVGLLIGVVVGLIVTRRRGDRSPVDEPGEPPHL